From the Deinococcus roseus genome, the window AGGACCAGGGCTACCAGACCATCGTGATGGGGGCTTCCTTCAGAAGCGCAGCCCAGGTGGAAGCCCTTGCTGGCTGTGACCGCCTGACCGTCAGCCCTCAGCTTCTGAAAGAACTGAGTGAAGACCTGGGAGAACTGAAACGCGCACTGGACCCCGCAGCCCAGGACGGCGTGCAGAAAGATGAAATCCTCACCGAAGAGGCTTTCCGCTGGGGCATGAACCAGAACGCCATGGCCACCGAGAAACTTGCAGAGGGCATCCGCCAGTTCCACGCCGACTACGAGAAACTGCAGGCCCTGATTGAACAACAACTGGGCGTTGTGAGCGTTCACTGATCTGAAACGCCCTGAACGATAAAAAGCCCCTGCCCGTTGAAAGGCAGGGGTTGCTTTGCTGTGTTCAGCGGATGGGATAGGCAATGTCACACACCAGATCGTCTGGCCCTGCATTCATGAAATCTGCGAAGTACACCTCTCTGGGACTGGAGAAAGAACAATCCTTGCCTTCTGCTTTGATCCAGCTGGACACGGCATCATAAGCCTGCAGGATTTCTGGAAAGATGCACTGCTCTTTGGTGATGGTGACGTAAGCCTCCTCATGGGCAGCTTCAATGCGGATGCCGATGTCTCCAGCAGGTTGCACCTGACCCGAGAAGGGAATGCACACCTCCACCGGACCATCCGAATCCTCGTTCACAGCCCCATGGAAGATGATGAAAGGCGCACCTGACACCTGATCTCCCAGATGGGAAAACAGGGCACCCAGGGAATTGCCATTGAATTCCCCAATGTCTTTTGCAAAAACGCGGCGCTGGATGGTAGCAACAATCTGATCTGGGATCTGGCGGGTTTTCACTTCATGCATGGGCATCTCCTTGTGGTCCAGCACATTGGACACATACTCAACGAGGCGTTTTCGGGTGTGGGTTTCCTGCTCGACCCCTTTCCAGTACCTGCGCACCAGCGATGATTTCTGGTGTTCCGGAACATCCAGAACCTCCTGAATGCGGGTCAGGGGCATGTCCAGTTGCCTCAGGAGCGCAATCAGGCGGGCGGTGTCTGCCTGATCCGGGTGGTAATGTCGGTAGCCCGACTGCGGATCCACATGCTCCGGAACCAGCAGACCCATGCTGTCATACAGGCGCAGGGCCTTGCGGGACAGCCTGGTCAGGTTGGAAAACGCCTGCATGGTGATCAGGTCTGTGCTTTTGGCTTTCACCCCTTCAGTGTGAGGGTTGCCCCTTGGGCAAAGTCAAGCCCTGACAGGAATGGACAGACTCAGGCAAGCTGTTGAATGCAAAACCGCCTGTGGAAAATCAGAAAAACATGCTGTGCAACAATAAATCAACAGAAGGTAATATGACCGCAATTCAAGATTGAAACAACCTGGTCCATCCTGGTTATGCACCAACCAGCCCTGAGTCCCCACGAAGAAAGTGTGGGCCTCCTCGACCTCCAACTTGCACATGGTTCTGGCTTCCTGGATGGTGTTGACATACTTGAATTCATCGAGTGTGCCGTCGGCCTGCTTGAGTTTATCCCCAACTTTGAGGTGTCCAGCCCCCACCCATTTGTCACTCAGGTCTGGGTGGTCCTCGGGTTTGGGTCTGGGTTCACTGTCTGAACGCTTCTTGTCCCCCAAAACGCGCCTCAAAGACGGCTTCATCGGCGTTGGGACGCTCGGTGACGCAGAAGGAATGTCCATCGGGATGATTCTCAGATAAAGCTGCAAAGGAATCTGGCGTAGTGGTCAAAAATCATACAAATGTTTCAAGGGCTTTCATGGATTGTTGAGATGGCCACTTGAAAGGGCCCACTGCCTCAGATCCAGAATCAGGAGGCAGGCCCAGAACCTGCATCATCCTGCCTGGAATCCCAGAACGCTTTCATGCATGCAGTACACTGAAAGCATCCATGGCCCCTTTACACCTGCACCTGCTGGGAAGTCCCCGGATCATTCGGGAGAACCAGACCCTGACCCTGCCTTCACGCAAAGCGTGGCTGCTGCTGGCGTATTTGCTGGTGGAACGCAGGCCCTGTGCCAGAGAGCAGCTTGCCGGCCTGTTCTGGCCCGATTCCGAACCGGAAGTGGCCCGCAGTGCGCTCAGAAACCTGCTCTCGCAACTGCGCAAGGTGCTGGAAGACCGCCTGGAGGTCCAGGGCAACCTTGTGGGTTTGCAGTTGCAGCCCGGCGACACCCATGACCTGCAAGAAGCACACCTGCCAGCCGGTCCTTTGCTGCACGGTCTGGAGGTGCCCGAAGAGGGCCTGTTGCAAGACTGGTTGCAGCACACCCGCCACACCGCGCAGGCGCGACAGTCTCTGTTGCTGGCTGAACGCACCCGACAGGCTTTCCAGGCGGGCCGCTGGCCGGAAGCTGTGCAGTGGGCAAAACAGCGGTTTTACCTCGACCCTGGAGATCCAGACGCCTGTGTGCTGTTGATGCAGGTGCAGGCCAGCGCAGCTTCGCTCATGGAGGCGGAACATGCCTTTGAAATGCACCGGCAACACCTGCACCTGCTGGGCCTTCAGGTCTCCCAGCAGGTGCAAGACGCCTTGCAGACCTACAAAATGAAACCTGCAGCCTCACCTGGACAGTCAGGCCAGGTGGCCCTTTCTGGAAGGCAGCGTGAACTGGAAACCCTGCACCTGCAGTTCCAGCAAGTCCGGGTCCAGCAGGGACAGGCGGTGATGGTCCTGGGTGAACCGGGCATTGGGAAATCCAGGCTGTCAGAAGAGGCGGTGCAACGGTTTGAAAAGCTGGGTGCCTGGGTGCTGAGGGCCCGCGCCCAGGAGGGGGATGCCATCTTGCCCGATGCCCTCAGCGTGGACCTGCTGCGCAACCTGGTGCAGGGGGACCTCGAACCGCTGCGCGAAATGCTCCCGGAACACCTCAGAACCCTGCAGGTGTTGTGGCCCCAGCTTTCCAGCCACATGGGCCTGAAATCGCCAGGTGCCACAGGTGAGCCACTGAACCGTTCCCGTCTGAGGGACGCTTTGCTGGACCTGTTGCAGCAGGCCAGTGACCGTCCGGTGGTGGTGTTTTTCGATGACCTGCAGTGGGCAGATCAGTCCAGCCTGGGGGTGTGGGAATTTGTGCTTTCCCGGGCCGTGCACAGCCAGCGGATCCTGGTGCTGACCACCGTCCGCACGGAGAACCTCTCCCAGGTGACCCCCTGGTGGTCCAGGATCGGTCGGTTCATGCACCCCAGACGCATGGTCCTGCAGGTGCTGGCAGAAGGAGACCTGCAAGGGTGGGCCGCTGTGCTTCATGGTCCGGACCGTGACAGGGTGCTGCGCTTTCTGTTTTCACACACCCAGGGCCATCCGCTTTACCTCAAGGAACTGCTGCAGGACCTGATCGATCAGGGCTTGCTTGAAGTGCAGGGCCAGCACCTCCAGCTGACCCCTCTGGGACAAAATCAGCTGGAAACCACCCGGTCCAGTGGGGTGGAGCATGCCATTGAAGGTCGGCTGTGCCGTCTGGGTGGCTGTGCTTTGCAGCTGTTCCAGTGCAGCGTGGTGCTGGGCCAGCCCGAAGGTTTTGACACCCTGCTGCAGCTGTCCAGGCTCGGGGAAGATGAAGCCCTGGACGCTCTGGATGAATTGCTGCAGGCCGGTTTGCTGGTGGAGCAGGGAGGCCGTTACCTGTGCTCGCATGACCGGGTGCGCAGCTTCACCTTAGAGCATGTTCCTCCAGAGCGCCGCAAGAGGTTGCACCGCCGTGTGCTGGAGGTGTTGCCCGACCATCCGCCTGCTTTCCTGGGCAAACATGCTGCCCTGGCCCAGATGGGCGAGGTGGCCCTGTCCCACTGGCAAGAAGCCGCCCAGGTGGCCCGGCAGGTGGGGGCCCTCAGTGAACTGGCTGCTGCCCTGCAGGCCCAGCTGGAATGGACCACCGAGCCGTCAGCCCGTGCAGAAGTGCTGCTGCAATGCGCAGAGGCCCTGGATCCGCTCGACCGGGTGGACGAACAGCAGGCCGCTGGCAGCGAAGCCCTGCACCTGGCCCGGCAGCTGCAAGACGTGCCCCTCACCGTGCGGGCCCTGTTGCGGCTGGCGTGGGTGTTGCAGCACCATGACCTCCTGGAGTCCCGCAGGGTGGCTGAAGAGGCCCTGGATCTGGCCCGTTCCACCCCGGA encodes:
- a CDS encoding polymorphic toxin-type HINT domain-containing protein produces the protein MDIPSASPSVPTPMKPSLRRVLGDKKRSDSEPRPKPEDHPDLSDKWVGAGHLKVGDKLKQADGTLDEFKYVNTIQEARTMCKLEVEEAHTFFVGTQGWLVHNQDGPGCFNLELRSYYLLLIYCCTACFSDFPQAVLHSTACLSLSIPVRA
- a CDS encoding ATP-binding protein, which encodes MAPLHLHLLGSPRIIRENQTLTLPSRKAWLLLAYLLVERRPCAREQLAGLFWPDSEPEVARSALRNLLSQLRKVLEDRLEVQGNLVGLQLQPGDTHDLQEAHLPAGPLLHGLEVPEEGLLQDWLQHTRHTAQARQSLLLAERTRQAFQAGRWPEAVQWAKQRFYLDPGDPDACVLLMQVQASAASLMEAEHAFEMHRQHLHLLGLQVSQQVQDALQTYKMKPAASPGQSGQVALSGRQRELETLHLQFQQVRVQQGQAVMVLGEPGIGKSRLSEEAVQRFEKLGAWVLRARAQEGDAILPDALSVDLLRNLVQGDLEPLREMLPEHLRTLQVLWPQLSSHMGLKSPGATGEPLNRSRLRDALLDLLQQASDRPVVVFFDDLQWADQSSLGVWEFVLSRAVHSQRILVLTTVRTENLSQVTPWWSRIGRFMHPRRMVLQVLAEGDLQGWAAVLHGPDRDRVLRFLFSHTQGHPLYLKELLQDLIDQGLLEVQGQHLQLTPLGQNQLETTRSSGVEHAIEGRLCRLGGCALQLFQCSVVLGQPEGFDTLLQLSRLGEDEALDALDELLQAGLLVEQGGRYLCSHDRVRSFTLEHVPPERRKRLHRRVLEVLPDHPPAFLGKHAALAQMGEVALSHWQEAAQVARQVGALSELAAALQAQLEWTTEPSARAEVLLQCAEALDPLDRVDEQQAAGSEALHLARQLQDVPLTVRALLRLAWVLQHHDLLESRRVAEEALDLARSTPDGLLVASSLQALARTYRHEDPDHGLKMQEEALVLLRAAGDPRRLAYGCINLAYALRAAGHWDRMRSALEEVLHQTELAPEDGGLLVLRASAQHVLGIEFRQRNDVQTARQHFEQSLQLQERLKVGAPMATQVELAVLQAAEGDTDLAEKAVLDWIRQDHLQWEPSSRRYALVLLAEVRHHQGRNTEAARLLGTVQNAGAVGPQYWRVNQLLQWVRARLPAGQFQEALQHGQGLTVDHVLVQSLGG
- a CDS encoding MerR family transcriptional regulator; translation: MKAKSTDLITMQAFSNLTRLSRKALRLYDSMGLLVPEHVDPQSGYRHYHPDQADTARLIALLRQLDMPLTRIQEVLDVPEHQKSSLVRRYWKGVEQETHTRKRLVEYVSNVLDHKEMPMHEVKTRQIPDQIVATIQRRVFAKDIGEFNGNSLGALFSHLGDQVSGAPFIIFHGAVNEDSDGPVEVCIPFSGQVQPAGDIGIRIEAAHEEAYVTITKEQCIFPEILQAYDAVSSWIKAEGKDCSFSSPREVYFADFMNAGPDDLVCDIAYPIR